From Paenibacillus graminis, a single genomic window includes:
- a CDS encoding WecB/TagA/CpsF family glycosyltransferase, translating to MKAESVIPTVPIFGIRVSKIDMKATVSYLTEAVQRREPHQVITANPIMVMTALDNPAYMEIMKSAELVVPDGTGVVWAAEYCQQPVAERVAGFDLLHELLRQGESYKWRVYLLGSTPEVIRETASRLQSQYAGIIIAGYHDGFFGPEADEEIVNGIIEAQPDLLFVARGADSQEPWIAKYKSRLNIPVMMGVGGSFDVISGKSRRAPKAFQKLRAEWLYRLLKEPTRYKRMLALPKFAVKVLREKDKVTKV from the coding sequence GTGAAAGCAGAAAGTGTGATCCCCACGGTGCCGATTTTCGGCATCCGGGTATCCAAAATCGATATGAAAGCCACGGTTTCCTATTTGACCGAGGCGGTCCAAAGGCGTGAGCCGCATCAGGTCATTACAGCCAATCCGATCATGGTGATGACCGCCCTGGACAATCCGGCTTATATGGAGATCATGAAATCAGCCGAACTGGTGGTTCCTGACGGAACAGGGGTTGTATGGGCTGCCGAATATTGCCAACAGCCTGTTGCTGAACGTGTTGCTGGTTTTGATTTGCTACATGAATTGCTGCGCCAGGGCGAAAGCTATAAATGGAGGGTATATTTGCTGGGGTCTACGCCTGAGGTGATTCGCGAGACCGCCTCCCGGTTACAATCTCAGTATGCCGGTATCATTATAGCGGGATATCATGACGGTTTTTTCGGGCCGGAAGCGGACGAGGAGATTGTGAATGGAATTATCGAAGCTCAGCCAGACCTGCTTTTTGTTGCCAGAGGAGCTGATAGTCAGGAGCCTTGGATCGCCAAATACAAATCCCGGCTGAACATTCCGGTAATGATGGGTGTCGGCGGGAGCTTTGATGTGATCTCAGGCAAGAGCCGCAGAGCGCCAAAAGCTTTCCAGAAACTCCGTGCAGAGTGGTTATACCGTCTTCTTAAGGAGCCTACCCGCTACAAAAGAATGCTTGCGCTGCCGAAATTCGCAGTAAAAGTGCTGCGTGAGAAAGATAAAGTAACAAAAGTATAG
- the csaB gene encoding polysaccharide pyruvyl transferase CsaB: MVAASQKIIISGYYGFRNSGDEAVLQSILNALQKHSLATGTAIEPVVLSIDPESTAAAYGVKAVHRMKLSEVRRAISESAGLISGGGSLLQDVTGSKSIPYYLGIIKLAQWMGKPTFIYAQGIGPVNRKLFHPLIKAVFRKCSYISVRDEQSRDLLQSMGLGKNKIEVVPDPVMGLSLPEDSQGGRTEAGSVLPLQKNPLSRSELPTVGVSVRFWEQSRGELDAVAEGLLKASAQTPLHLRFLPFHHPSDHEASRYIMQKLEKEISQNGGVISLCEDAEHPQQMLREVGACDVLIGMRLHSLIYAAGRRVPLIGISYDPKIDHFLERVGCQPIGVTSSLDSGRLAAEVLQLLKSGDEWKREREPLIASLVQEAEAPARQIIEYFRRKG, encoded by the coding sequence ATGGTCGCCGCTTCTCAAAAAATAATTATCTCCGGTTATTACGGTTTCCGGAACAGCGGAGATGAGGCAGTGCTGCAGTCCATTCTAAATGCGCTGCAGAAGCATTCGCTGGCAACAGGAACAGCCATTGAGCCTGTGGTGCTGTCAATAGATCCGGAAAGCACGGCAGCGGCCTATGGAGTGAAGGCTGTACACCGGATGAAACTTAGCGAAGTGCGGAGGGCTATCTCAGAAAGTGCCGGTTTGATCAGCGGGGGAGGCAGCCTGCTTCAGGATGTGACCGGGAGCAAATCCATCCCCTATTACCTGGGCATCATTAAGCTGGCTCAATGGATGGGCAAGCCGACTTTTATCTATGCTCAAGGTATTGGACCGGTTAACCGCAAGCTTTTTCACCCCTTGATCAAAGCCGTTTTCCGCAAATGCAGCTATATCTCTGTAAGGGATGAGCAGTCGCGCGACCTGCTGCAATCCATGGGGCTGGGCAAAAATAAGATTGAAGTGGTACCCGACCCGGTTATGGGATTAAGTCTTCCAGAGGACAGCCAGGGAGGCAGGACGGAAGCAGGAAGCGTATTACCTCTTCAAAAAAATCCGTTGTCTCGGTCTGAACTTCCGACGGTAGGGGTTTCTGTTCGCTTCTGGGAGCAATCCCGGGGGGAACTGGATGCTGTCGCAGAAGGTTTGCTGAAGGCAAGCGCTCAAACTCCGCTTCATCTGCGTTTTCTGCCATTTCATCATCCTTCTGACCATGAAGCCTCACGTTATATCATGCAGAAGCTGGAGAAGGAAATTTCGCAGAACGGAGGAGTAATCAGCCTTTGTGAGGACGCTGAACATCCGCAGCAGATGCTGCGGGAGGTAGGGGCATGTGACGTCTTGATCGGAATGCGGCTGCACAGCCTGATTTATGCCGCAGGAAGACGGGTGCCGCTCATCGGAATCTCTTATGATCCGAAGATTGACCATTTTCTGGAGCGGGTGGGCTGCCAGCCTATCGGGGTTACGTCCTCACTGGACAGCGGCAGGCTTGCTGCCGAAGTGCTTCAGCTTTTGAAGTCAGGGGATGAATGGAAGCGTGAGCGCGAGCCGTTGATTGCTTCGTTGGTCCAGGAGGCTGAAGCGCCAGCCCGGCAAATTATTGAATATTTCCGCCGTAAAGGGTGA
- a CDS encoding DUF5693 family protein, whose amino-acid sequence MQQKWQRWNIASRKWLWIVVVIGVLAALPVVYDRLQTEKSSKTVEFVFDYRDLVEAASYRANPQDYISEQLDLLKSAGVGSMAIYENTLEDYRKARRLMIWGAADIANLTDTVIPENENYTYVLFTSPENSEALAPIIRDTFSSLDIATENWSFRGQQGLIVKTPLEDATLKPMQPDPFTLEMLHSKGFNIVPRLVDSLPYNEAAVTKLLDRYQELGVKRLLFEGESVKGFNDDADLNSITAFSNLLKERGIGIAAIENIKAQQKGFNKLAYLLDYNVTRLYSLSEGDSALPPETIADRFALATKDRNIRMIYLNTIPSRDTSKAQIKDTLENLITSLSEPGGAVEKIESNGFTLGQATAFDVADSSFQRYFKLIAVIGAVAMVALLVSYFIPWLTLPAWVLGLIGSAGLMLIKPQLFEQALALAVAISAPTVATILAIRKINEKGPPLRANSLTYVVMTPQRRLAHSLVLYVKTALISLSAVPFVIALLNNITYSLVLNQFRGVSLLHLAPIALIAVYVLLYRGEFVLSKTGKLLRTPITLAWVIAAGVLGIVGMYYLSRTGNSGSVSGPEKILRTFLENTVGVRPRNKEFLLAHPLFILGAFMAYKYRNAAFIMIIAVIGQLSMVDTFAHIHSPVLISLVRGLLGLGLGLIIGLIAVGVWQLAEGCWRRWSPLLKK is encoded by the coding sequence GTGCAGCAGAAATGGCAACGTTGGAACATCGCTTCACGAAAATGGTTATGGATAGTTGTGGTGATTGGTGTGCTTGCCGCATTGCCTGTCGTCTATGACCGCCTGCAGACGGAGAAATCTTCCAAAACGGTTGAATTTGTTTTTGATTACCGTGACCTGGTGGAAGCGGCCAGCTACCGGGCGAACCCGCAGGATTATATTTCAGAGCAGCTTGATCTCTTAAAATCTGCCGGCGTAGGCAGCATGGCTATTTATGAAAACACGCTGGAGGATTACCGCAAGGCCCGCCGGCTGATGATTTGGGGAGCGGCAGATATTGCCAATCTGACGGATACCGTAATTCCGGAGAATGAGAACTATACATACGTCCTCTTCACCAGTCCGGAGAACAGTGAAGCTCTCGCGCCCATAATCCGTGATACTTTCAGCAGCCTGGATATAGCGACCGAAAACTGGAGTTTCCGCGGGCAACAAGGGCTGATTGTCAAAACTCCGCTGGAGGATGCTACGCTGAAGCCGATGCAGCCTGACCCGTTCACCCTGGAGATGCTGCATAGCAAAGGGTTTAACATTGTACCCCGTCTTGTAGATTCTCTGCCTTACAATGAGGCTGCCGTTACCAAGCTGCTTGACCGCTATCAGGAGCTTGGAGTCAAACGTCTGCTTTTTGAAGGGGAGTCTGTTAAAGGGTTTAATGATGATGCTGATTTGAACAGCATTACAGCTTTTTCCAATCTTCTTAAGGAACGCGGAATAGGGATTGCCGCCATTGAGAATATCAAAGCACAGCAAAAAGGATTCAATAAATTAGCTTATCTGCTGGATTACAATGTAACCCGGCTGTACTCGCTCAGTGAAGGTGATTCCGCCCTTCCTCCGGAAACGATAGCGGACCGCTTTGCCCTGGCAACGAAAGACCGCAACATTCGCATGATCTATCTCAACACCATTCCGTCGCGGGACACGTCAAAGGCGCAGATTAAGGATACTCTGGAAAATCTGATCACCAGCCTCAGCGAGCCTGGGGGTGCGGTAGAGAAAATTGAGAGTAACGGCTTCACCTTGGGGCAAGCCACTGCGTTTGATGTTGCGGATTCTTCTTTCCAGCGTTATTTTAAATTAATTGCAGTCATCGGTGCTGTAGCCATGGTGGCCCTTTTGGTCTCTTACTTTATTCCATGGCTTACGCTGCCTGCCTGGGTGCTTGGTCTAATAGGAAGCGCCGGACTGATGCTGATTAAGCCGCAGCTGTTCGAGCAGGCCCTGGCACTCGCAGTAGCCATCAGCGCACCAACAGTGGCAACGATACTGGCGATACGCAAAATAAATGAGAAGGGTCCGCCGCTACGGGCGAATTCCTTGACCTATGTGGTTATGACTCCGCAGCGCCGCCTGGCTCACAGTCTCGTGCTTTACGTCAAAACAGCGTTAATTTCGCTGAGCGCTGTACCGTTTGTGATTGCGCTTCTGAACAATATCACCTACAGTCTGGTCCTTAACCAGTTCCGCGGTGTCAGTCTGCTGCATTTAGCACCTATTGCACTGATTGCTGTATACGTACTGCTCTATCGTGGAGAGTTTGTCCTTAGCAAAACAGGCAAACTCCTGCGGACACCCATTACGTTGGCTTGGGTCATTGCAGCCGGTGTTCTGGGGATTGTAGGGATGTATTATTTGAGCCGGACCGGCAACAGCGGCAGTGTGAGCGGACCGGAAAAAATTCTCCGCACTTTTTTGGAAAATACAGTGGGGGTCCGGCCGCGCAACAAAGAATTCCTGCTGGCTCATCCGCTATTTATATTGGGTGCCTTTATGGCCTATAAATACCGGAATGCCGCATTTATCATGATCATCGCCGTAATCGGGCAGCTTTCAATGGTAGATACCTTTGCCCATATCCACTCTCCGGTTCTGATCTCGCTGGTCCGTGGTTTGCTGGGACTGGGTCTTGGTCTGATTATCGGGCTGATTGCGGTAGGGGTATGGCAGCTTGCAGAGGGGTGTTGGAGACGATGGTCGCCGCTTCTCAAAAAATAA
- a CDS encoding phospho-sugar mutase, translating to MTQLSPKAAETLSRWLQDPSVDENTKAELNLLANEPQELEERFYRDLEFGTGGLRGVIGAGSNRINRYTVGRATQGFANYILEQHTGEGRPSVVIAHDSRRFSPEFTLEAALVLAGNGIEAHLFPSLRSTPQLSFTVRHLKATGGVVITASHNPPEYNGYKVYNAEGGQLVPHEAEQVISYIMEVDSFNGVKRMSQEEAEAGGLLHWLGEQEDEAFTDTVAAVSVARDEITSTLGRDFKIVYTPLHGTGNLPVRSVLNKIGFTQVHVVPEQELPDSEFSTVKSPNPEEREAFTLAIKLGEELGADLLIGTDPDADRMGAVVRDNEGKFVVLSGNQSGALMIHYYLSRLQEQGKLPSNGAVVKTIVTSEMGAAVAEYYGATVFNTLTGFKYIGEKMTQFQQSGEYTFLFGYEESYGYLAGNYARDKDAVLASMLIAEAGAYYKAQGKTLYDVLQELYEQFGYFLESLESRTLKGKDGVAQIQGIMNDWRSNPPQEIAGAAVTEVLDYSLGLNGLPKENVLKYLLSDGSWFCLRPSGTEPKIKVYFAVRGESLQNAKDKVATLTQQVMSRVDGK from the coding sequence ATGACTCAATTAAGCCCCAAAGCCGCAGAAACACTGTCACGTTGGCTGCAGGACCCGTCGGTTGACGAGAACACAAAGGCGGAACTGAATCTTCTGGCTAATGAGCCACAGGAGCTGGAAGAGCGTTTTTACAGAGATTTGGAGTTCGGCACAGGGGGCTTGCGCGGGGTTATAGGAGCAGGCAGCAACCGGATTAACCGGTATACGGTGGGCAGAGCGACTCAAGGCTTTGCGAATTATATCCTTGAACAGCATACCGGTGAAGGCAGACCTTCTGTCGTCATTGCGCATGACTCCCGCCGCTTTTCGCCGGAGTTCACCCTTGAGGCTGCACTGGTATTGGCCGGAAACGGGATTGAAGCCCATCTGTTCCCGTCTCTGCGCTCCACGCCGCAGCTGTCTTTTACGGTCCGTCATCTGAAGGCTACCGGGGGTGTAGTGATTACTGCAAGCCATAACCCTCCGGAGTACAATGGCTACAAGGTGTACAATGCTGAAGGCGGGCAGCTTGTTCCGCATGAAGCTGAACAAGTCATCTCCTACATCATGGAGGTGGATTCCTTCAATGGCGTAAAACGGATGTCCCAGGAAGAGGCCGAAGCTGGAGGACTCCTGCATTGGCTGGGCGAGCAGGAAGATGAGGCATTCACCGATACAGTAGCGGCTGTGAGCGTTGCCCGCGACGAAATCACATCTACGCTGGGACGTGATTTCAAAATTGTCTATACACCGCTTCACGGGACAGGCAATCTTCCCGTCCGCAGCGTTTTGAACAAAATCGGCTTTACCCAGGTGCATGTAGTACCGGAGCAGGAATTGCCCGATTCAGAATTCTCTACCGTGAAATCGCCAAATCCTGAAGAGCGGGAAGCCTTCACCCTTGCAATCAAGCTGGGAGAGGAGCTGGGTGCCGATCTGCTGATTGGTACGGACCCCGATGCAGACCGCATGGGTGCCGTAGTCCGCGACAACGAAGGCAAGTTCGTTGTTCTCTCTGGCAATCAGTCCGGAGCACTAATGATCCATTACTACTTGAGCCGCCTGCAGGAGCAGGGCAAGCTGCCAAGCAATGGTGCCGTCGTCAAAACCATTGTAACCAGTGAAATGGGTGCAGCTGTTGCCGAGTATTATGGTGCTACCGTATTCAACACGCTTACAGGGTTCAAATATATCGGTGAAAAAATGACCCAGTTCCAGCAGTCCGGTGAATACACCTTCCTGTTTGGTTATGAAGAGAGCTATGGCTACCTTGCCGGGAATTATGCCCGTGACAAGGATGCCGTGCTTGCTTCCATGCTGATTGCTGAAGCTGGAGCCTATTACAAAGCCCAAGGGAAAACGCTGTACGATGTGCTTCAGGAGCTGTATGAGCAGTTCGGCTATTTCCTGGAAAGTCTGGAATCCCGCACGTTGAAGGGCAAGGACGGTGTGGCGCAGATTCAGGGGATTATGAATGACTGGCGCAGCAATCCTCCGCAGGAGATTGCCGGTGCAGCAGTAACCGAGGTTCTGGATTATTCGCTGGGGCTGAACGGACTCCCTAAGGAAAATGTGCTGAAATATCTGCTGTCTGACGGTTCCTGGTTCTGCTTGCGCCCATCGGGGACTGAACCGAAGATCAAAGTGTATTTTGCAGTGCGCGGAGAATCGCTGCAGAACGCCAAAGACAAGGTTGCCACGCTCACGCAGCAGGTTATGTCACGCGTTGACGGGAAATAA
- the fabZ gene encoding 3-hydroxyacyl-ACP dehydratase FabZ: MLNINEIQEIIPHRPPFLLVDKITEIEMGKRAVGIKNVTVNEPFFVGHFPGYPVMPGVLITEALAQVGAVAILGVEANKGKIGFLAGLDGFRFRGQVVPGDTLVLEVEITRLKGSIGKGQATAKVEGKVVASGEIMFALS, translated from the coding sequence ATGTTGAATATCAATGAAATCCAAGAAATAATCCCCCATCGGCCTCCATTTCTGCTGGTGGACAAAATTACCGAAATAGAAATGGGCAAGCGGGCCGTCGGCATCAAGAATGTAACCGTGAATGAGCCGTTTTTTGTCGGCCATTTTCCGGGATATCCCGTAATGCCGGGTGTTCTGATCACCGAAGCACTGGCTCAGGTTGGCGCTGTTGCCATACTTGGAGTTGAAGCCAACAAGGGGAAAATCGGTTTTTTGGCAGGCTTAGACGGCTTCCGGTTCCGTGGTCAGGTGGTTCCGGGAGACACGCTCGTGCTTGAAGTGGAAATTACCCGCCTAAAGGGCAGTATTGGCAAAGGGCAGGCAACCGCGAAGGTAGAGGGCAAGGTGGTCGCTTCCGGGGAAATTATGTTCGCGCTCAGCTAG
- a CDS encoding DNA-directed RNA polymerase subunit beta, whose amino-acid sequence MARQNNSKPEATHEAEQHQPVRRRGISKWTIVQWFLIPVLLVAALCGGMVAGYVVLGKKEFSDVLHWSTWKHVYDLVFAP is encoded by the coding sequence ATGGCTCGTCAGAACAACAGTAAGCCGGAAGCAACTCATGAAGCGGAACAGCATCAGCCCGTACGGCGGCGCGGAATTTCCAAATGGACGATCGTTCAGTGGTTTCTGATTCCAGTGCTGCTGGTGGCAGCACTGTGCGGTGGCATGGTTGCCGGGTATGTCGTTCTGGGCAAAAAAGAATTCAGCGATGTGCTTCACTGGAGTACATGGAAGCATGTGTATGATTTGGTGTTTGCGCCATAA
- a CDS encoding flagellar hook-basal body protein yields the protein MNNSTIGAAVSMSSLQQRLDIIADNVANMYTDGYKSKEGSFEDVLTRVQQQSKDYDQPGRSTPLGFNIGFGVRVPTVTTNWEEGPLKETGNPTDLAIQGNGLFGVQVNGATAYTRQGDFHFVPDSANPDKMMLVDNTGNPVLNKQGKPLTVPTDVSAAIDESGQVWTKTAENAPARRGEAIMIVEPLSKSALQAVDGNFYVLGNGVTAQQAFKAAGEPSTIGVRAGYLEQSNVDLSKEITEMMQIQRTYQLAARALSSSDQMLGLANNMRG from the coding sequence ATGAACAACTCAACGATAGGCGCAGCCGTCTCTATGTCCAGTCTCCAGCAGCGTCTGGATATTATAGCCGACAATGTCGCCAATATGTATACCGATGGCTATAAGAGCAAGGAAGGCTCCTTTGAGGATGTGCTGACCCGTGTCCAGCAGCAGTCCAAGGATTATGATCAGCCGGGCCGCAGCACACCGCTCGGTTTTAATATCGGCTTTGGGGTCCGTGTACCCACGGTGACAACCAACTGGGAGGAAGGCCCTCTTAAGGAGACGGGAAATCCGACGGATTTGGCCATTCAAGGTAACGGATTGTTTGGCGTTCAGGTGAACGGAGCTACCGCTTATACACGCCAAGGGGATTTCCACTTTGTTCCGGACAGTGCAAATCCGGATAAGATGATGCTGGTGGATAATACAGGGAATCCAGTGCTGAACAAGCAAGGCAAACCTCTGACCGTTCCCACAGACGTAAGTGCCGCCATTGATGAGAGCGGACAGGTATGGACGAAGACGGCTGAGAATGCGCCTGCACGGCGAGGGGAAGCTATTATGATTGTGGAGCCCTTAAGCAAGAGTGCGCTGCAGGCAGTAGACGGCAATTTCTATGTGCTTGGTAACGGAGTCACGGCTCAGCAGGCTTTCAAGGCAGCGGGTGAGCCCTCTACTATTGGCGTCCGGGCCGGATACCTGGAGCAATCGAATGTGGATTTAAGCAAGGAAATCACAGAAATGATGCAAATTCAACGCACTTATCAGCTTGCCGCCCGGGCACTCTCCTCAAGCGATCAGATGCTCGGCCTGGCTAATAACATGCGCGGGTAG
- a CDS encoding flagellar hook-basal body protein: MLRGLYTAAAGMVTQQRRHDTATQNIANLNTTGYKQVDSVSHAFPEVLISAMSGGTVKPVGRMNTGVFAEQSVSQYLQGDLIESGKPVDFALSTDLQVADPATGANINFDGSGKYITPDGEVIYRPQAFFTVQDNDGNQLYTRNGSFTVNAAGEVLSAGGFKVLDSNGNPLILTGPQDKLKVDGQGNLLNPATGRPSGTRLGISVVTRPQELVRDGNGVFHADDVDNADIRFANGTDNLQVRQGYLENSNVDATKVTVDMNAAYRAYEANQKVIQFYDSSLQKAVNEVGRI, translated from the coding sequence ATGCTTAGAGGATTATATACGGCGGCTGCCGGAATGGTAACGCAGCAGCGAAGACATGATACAGCAACGCAGAACATTGCCAATCTGAATACAACGGGGTACAAGCAGGTAGACAGCGTCAGCCATGCTTTTCCCGAGGTGCTCATTTCTGCAATGAGCGGCGGAACGGTAAAGCCAGTAGGCCGAATGAATACAGGGGTATTTGCGGAACAGTCCGTTTCCCAATATCTGCAGGGAGATCTTATTGAAAGCGGCAAGCCGGTGGATTTTGCATTATCCACAGATCTGCAGGTAGCAGACCCGGCGACGGGTGCCAATATTAACTTTGACGGCTCTGGCAAGTATATTACTCCTGATGGCGAGGTAATCTACCGGCCGCAGGCTTTTTTTACGGTTCAGGATAATGATGGTAATCAACTATATACCCGCAACGGCAGCTTCACAGTAAACGCGGCGGGAGAAGTGCTCAGCGCAGGCGGATTCAAGGTGCTTGACAGCAACGGCAACCCGCTTATCTTGACAGGTCCGCAGGACAAACTTAAAGTAGACGGACAGGGTAACCTGTTGAATCCTGCAACAGGACGTCCTTCAGGAACCCGATTAGGCATCAGTGTGGTTACAAGACCCCAGGAACTGGTTCGTGACGGTAACGGTGTATTTCACGCCGACGATGTGGACAACGCGGATATCCGTTTCGCCAATGGGACGGACAATCTGCAGGTGCGGCAGGGATATCTGGAAAATTCCAATGTTGATGCAACCAAGGTGACCGTGGATATGAATGCGGCTTACCGGGCGTATGAAGCGAATCAGAAGGTTATCCAGTTTTATGACAGCAGTTTGCAGAAGGCTGTAAACGAAGTCGGCAGAATATAG
- a CDS encoding rod shape-determining protein yields the protein MLSKDIGIDLGTANVLIHVKGRGVVLDEPSVVTLESDTKKVLAVGEQARRMVGRTPGNITTIRPLRDGVIADFAITEMMLKYFIDRVGGRSWYARPRILICAPTNITSVEQKSIREAAERSGAKEVFMEEEPKAAAIGAGMDIYQPSGNMVVDIGGGTTDVAVLSMGDVVTASSIKIAGDKFDEAILRYIKQKYKLLIGERTAEDIKLNIGSVRPDGMKSEMDIRGRDMVSGLPQTLTISSGEVKEALWDPVSSIVAAAKSVLERTPPELSADIIDRGVVLTGGGALLNGLDELLSEELHVPVWVAEDPMHCVVKGTGIMLDHLDKNVKKKF from the coding sequence ATGCTTAGCAAGGATATCGGAATCGATCTCGGCACGGCCAATGTGCTCATACATGTCAAGGGAAGGGGAGTCGTTCTGGATGAACCCTCCGTGGTCACGCTCGAAAGTGATACGAAGAAAGTCCTTGCTGTAGGCGAACAGGCGCGTCGGATGGTAGGCCGTACACCGGGAAATATTACGACGATCCGTCCTCTTAGGGATGGAGTCATTGCAGATTTTGCGATTACGGAAATGATGCTGAAGTATTTTATTGACCGCGTAGGCGGCCGTTCGTGGTATGCAAGGCCCCGTATTTTGATCTGCGCCCCCACAAATATTACTTCAGTTGAGCAGAAATCAATCCGGGAAGCGGCTGAACGCAGCGGGGCCAAGGAAGTTTTTATGGAAGAAGAGCCCAAAGCTGCAGCGATAGGCGCGGGCATGGACATTTATCAGCCAAGTGGAAATATGGTCGTCGATATCGGCGGCGGAACGACGGATGTAGCCGTACTGTCCATGGGCGACGTCGTTACCGCCTCCTCGATCAAAATTGCGGGGGACAAGTTCGACGAGGCCATTTTAAGATATATTAAACAGAAGTACAAGCTATTGATCGGCGAGCGTACGGCAGAGGATATTAAGCTGAATATCGGATCGGTCCGTCCGGACGGAATGAAGTCCGAAATGGATATCCGCGGCCGCGATATGGTAAGCGGGCTTCCCCAGACGCTGACTATTTCTTCAGGTGAGGTAAAAGAAGCGCTGTGGGATCCGGTTTCCTCCATCGTGGCTGCGGCCAAATCGGTGCTGGAACGCACACCGCCGGAGTTGTCAGCGGACATTATCGACCGGGGGGTCGTATTGACCGGCGGGGGCGCACTGCTTAACGGACTGGACGAGCTGCTCTCTGAGGAGCTGCACGTTCCGGTCTGGGTGGCGGAGGACCCGATGCATTGTGTAGTTAAAGGAACCGGAATTATGCTCGATCATTTGGACAAGAATGTTAAGAAAAAATTCTAG
- the spoIIID gene encoding sporulation transcriptional regulator SpoIIID, whose protein sequence is MHDYIKERTIKIGRCIVETRHTVRTIAKEFGVSKSTVHKDLTERLPEINPDLADQVKHILEYHKSIRHLRGGEATKIKYKKTTGKKREVAVASKP, encoded by the coding sequence GTGCACGATTACATCAAGGAACGGACGATTAAAATCGGACGCTGCATCGTGGAAACCAGGCATACGGTCCGGACCATAGCCAAGGAATTTGGCGTTTCTAAAAGCACGGTGCATAAAGATTTAACGGAGCGGTTGCCCGAGATCAACCCTGATCTGGCCGATCAGGTGAAGCACATTCTCGAATATCACAAATCGATTCGCCATCTTCGGGGGGGAGAAGCCACAAAAATTAAATATAAAAAAACAACAGGAAAAAAGCGTGAGGTCGCCGTGGCCTCAAAGCCATAA
- a CDS encoding M23 family metallopeptidase: MNEQDKNKENHDESLKNKQGDSGAKPSSWNRMLSKRWVFPAVYTAAAAIILTLVWVYQDAGQKPLNPDTAAVVSQEAAGTGTEAGAGAAKDDPAALEVVASAESLVWPVANPADVEVVKPFYDENGTEENHVAAMVQYNDTFVPNAGIDIAREDNQPFDVKAALSGEVTRVEDVPVFGKVVEITSPGNLKTVYQSLGDTKVKQGDEVKQGDMLATAGRSEIEKNLGNHVHFEVYEDGKPVNPSDLLPQR; encoded by the coding sequence ATGAATGAACAAGACAAAAACAAGGAAAACCATGATGAATCTCTCAAAAACAAGCAGGGAGATTCAGGCGCTAAGCCTTCTTCATGGAACAGAATGTTATCTAAACGCTGGGTATTCCCGGCAGTCTACACGGCGGCAGCGGCAATTATACTAACCTTGGTGTGGGTCTATCAGGACGCAGGCCAGAAGCCGCTGAATCCGGACACCGCCGCCGTCGTTTCTCAGGAAGCTGCAGGTACAGGGACTGAGGCAGGAGCAGGAGCAGCCAAAGATGACCCTGCAGCACTCGAAGTGGTTGCCTCGGCCGAAAGCCTGGTCTGGCCGGTAGCCAACCCGGCTGATGTAGAAGTAGTTAAGCCATTCTATGATGAGAATGGGACCGAAGAGAATCATGTGGCAGCCATGGTGCAGTATAATGACACCTTCGTGCCTAACGCAGGTATCGACATTGCCCGTGAAGACAATCAGCCTTTTGATGTCAAAGCTGCACTCAGTGGTGAGGTTACGCGGGTTGAAGATGTTCCGGTATTCGGCAAGGTTGTTGAGATCACAAGCCCAGGCAATTTGAAGACCGTATACCAAAGCCTCGGTGACACCAAGGTGAAACAGGGCGATGAAGTGAAGCAAGGCGACATGCTGGCAACCGCTGGCCGCAGTGAAATCGAGAAGAATCTTGGCAACCATGTGCACTTTGAAGTGTACGAGGATGGCAAGCCGGTCAACCCTTCCGATTTACTGCCGCAGCGCTAA